From the genome of Haladaptatus paucihalophilus DX253, one region includes:
- the cas7b gene encoding type I-B CRISPR-associated protein Cas7/Csh2, translating to MTNETTTVENRSEIVFLYDAVDANPNGNPLSGANRPRIDPQTRQAIVTDVRLKRYLRDQLDDDGHGVYIRNVHEDGQQATREDLLEDRLKEVDLDETPDENLADEVFGEFLANSSDVRYFGATMSVDTDDKYAQHLPNHFTGPVQFSPGKSMHAVNENEEYDSLTSVIATQDEKAQGGFDLDDHRIQYGLIRFHGLVDEHGAEDTNLTTEDVERLDTLCWRAIKNQTISRSKVGQEPRLYIRVEYDTDSFHLGGLDKDLELDSDRTKPDDELRNVRDLTLSVDSLVSRLETNANRIESVHVVVSDVLPISYGDEVGDAELLYEALEDALGAESVRVVDVYEEHLATLP from the coding sequence GCGCGAATCGGCCACGAATCGATCCACAGACGCGACAGGCAATCGTCACCGACGTCCGCCTGAAACGCTACCTCCGCGACCAACTGGATGATGACGGCCACGGCGTGTACATCCGAAATGTCCACGAGGATGGTCAGCAGGCGACACGTGAAGACCTTCTCGAAGACCGACTGAAAGAGGTCGATTTGGACGAGACACCTGACGAAAACCTTGCCGATGAAGTGTTCGGGGAGTTCCTTGCCAATAGTTCCGACGTTCGATATTTCGGCGCAACTATGAGCGTCGATACCGACGACAAGTACGCACAACACCTCCCCAACCACTTCACCGGACCAGTCCAGTTCTCGCCCGGAAAGTCGATGCACGCCGTCAACGAGAACGAGGAGTACGACAGCCTCACGAGTGTCATCGCAACACAGGACGAGAAGGCACAGGGAGGTTTCGACTTGGACGACCACCGCATCCAGTACGGTCTCATTCGGTTCCACGGTCTCGTGGACGAACACGGTGCCGAGGATACAAATCTCACGACTGAGGACGTGGAGCGACTCGATACGCTCTGCTGGCGTGCAATCAAGAACCAGACCATCAGCCGAAGTAAGGTCGGACAGGAACCGCGGCTCTACATACGCGTGGAGTACGACACTGACAGTTTCCATCTTGGTGGTCTCGACAAAGACCTCGAACTCGACAGCGACCGGACAAAACCGGACGACGAACTTCGGAACGTCCGTGACCTCACCCTCTCGGTCGATTCACTCGTCAGTCGTCTCGAAACGAACGCGAACCGTATCGAGAGCGTCCACGTTGTCGTAAGCGATGTACTCCCCATCTCGTATGGCGACGAAGTCGGCGACGCCGAACTCCTTTACGAAGCACTCGAAGACGCACTCGGTGCGGAATCAGTCCGCGTCGTGGACGTGTACGAAGAACACCTAGCGACGCTCCCCTGA